CAACTAGCAACGCTAAATAGTACTAATGCAATAATGAAAAAAGTTAAAACTGCAGCTTAATTTTTAATTTCCATTCGTCGACACTTAACTGCCATCCAACGACACTTAATCTCGCTTAACCGAAATCAAAATTATAAGTATAGTACATAATTTACCTTGCATTATTCTAAAATGTAAAAACTGATTATGATACCTCTTAAAATAATGCTTATTGAAGATGATATGATTGAAGTGATGAAGCTAAATAGAGCAACTAGTTCACTAAAATTAAACCATAAAATAATCGAAGCTAATAACGGAGAAGAAGCACTTAAAGCTCTTGAGCAAAAGGATAATCTTCCAGACATTATTTTGTTAGATTTAAATATGCCTAAAATTAATGGTATAGAATTTTTAAAAATTCTAAAAACTGACGAAAGGCTAAAATATATACCTACCATAATATTAACCACCTCCAATAATCAACGTGATTTATTGGAGTGCTACAAAATAGGTGTAGCTGGTTACATTCTAAAACCATTAAAATATGAGGAGTATGTTTTTAAAATAGAAAAATTATTATCATATTGGAGTATTAATGAATTGATTAAAGTATTATGAAAGGAATAATATTTACCGAGTTTTTAGAATTAGTTGAGAATAAATTTGGTCTTGGCATGGTCGATAAAATCATCAACCAGTCAGAATTGAAGTCTGGAGGTGTTTACACTTCAGTAGGTACATATGAATTTTCAGAAATGCTACAGCTTATATCTCAACTGAGTGAAAATACCGATATATCTGTCGATGATTTACTTTTAGTCTACTCTGAACATCTATTTTCTGTTTTAATAAACTCTTATCCCAGTTTAATTGAGCATTACAAAACCCCTATGGATCTTTTAGCATCAATTGAAAACCATATACATGTAGACGTGCAAAAAATTTATACAGAAGCACAATTACCTACTTTTGAACTAGAAGAACGTACAGAAACTAAAATGGTAATGGTTTACAAATCTGATAGAGCTTTATACATGCTAGGTAAAGGATTAATGCTAGAAACATTTAAACTCTTTAACATCCCTGTGGATATTAAATTTGAGAAACTTAATGATGATGGCACAGAAGTAAGATTTTTTATAAATAAAAAATAAGGATTTTGGAGGAAGTAGATATTCTTAAAAGAGCACTGGTTAGAGAAAGAGCCTCAAGAAAGGCTGCTGAAGCTATTCTAGAGGCTAAATCTGCTGAACTTTATAACCTGAATAAAAAATTAGAAACCTCACATGAAAAACTTAATGTCTTATATAATAAGACTACCTCTCAACTTCAAGGTGTTTTTGAAAATATAGTAGATGCTTATGTGATTATGGATTTATGGGGTAATGTTTTAAAGATGAATGATGCCGCTGTAGAATTGTTAGGATTTCAAAGTGCTAAAGATGATTATAATTTAATAAAAATTGTCAATCCTAAAGAAGTACATCGCATAGCTCCTGCATTTAGGACTTTAAATGAAAAAGGTTCTATTACAGATTTTAAAATAAAGATAGTTACGCTAAAGAAAGAGCACAAACTTATTCATATTAATGCCAGTATCATCTATGAAAACAATATTCCCGTTGCCGCCCAAGGAATTATTAGAGATATAACATTGGATAACAATTATCAATTAGCAATTGAAAGCGAGAAACAAAAGTATAGTAATGTAATAGCCAATATGAATCTTGGTTTAGTTGAAGTAAATAACAACGATGAAATTTTGATGGTTAATCAAAGTTTTGAAATTATGTCTGGATATTCAGCAAAAGAACTTATTGGAAAAAAAGGATCAGAACTATTCTTTGAACCTAGCAATAATACTATTAATTCAGAAACAAGAAAACGAATTAGAGGGGAATCCAGTTCTTATGAATTAAATGTAAAGACTAAAGCTGGTGATTTACGTTGTTGGCTTGTAAGCGGTGCACCTAATTATGATGCAAAAGGAAATGTAATTGGTTCTATTGGAATTCATTTAGATATAACGGAAGGAAAAAGAAACTTAAAACTATTAAAAGAGAAAAAAGATGAATTAGATATCATTTTAAATAATGCCTCCATAGGAATTGTGCTTGGAAAGAATGAAAAAATTTTGAGAACAAATCCAAGCTTCAATAAAATGTTAGGATATAAAAGCAATGAACTATTTGGAAAAAATATGAGTCATATCACAGTATTAGATGATTTTTATGAGAATCAACATAATTTAGATAAATTAAGTCAAGGACTAATTGATAACTTTATAATCAATAAAAGATTCAGATGTAAAGATAAATCTTATATATGGGCAAGGACCAATGTTTCTGGAGTACGAGATTACAACGGAGAATTAAAATATCAAATAGCAACAATAGAAGATATAACTACAGAAAGGAATAAGTCTTTGATTTTTCAAATGATTAATAATTTGACAAAATCGATTTTAGGTAAAATAAATGTAAATGAATTAGCATGGGAAATCGTTAATATTTTGGGAGAATATTTACAAACGGAAGATTGTGTAATTTATGTTGTTGACAATACTAATAAAACGCTACAACAAGTTGCGGCGCTAGGGAATAAATTGGATGAAGATAAAAATATTTTAAATAAATTAACTTTTTCATTTGGAGAGGGAATTGTCGGTGAGGTGGCTAAAACGGGAAAGTCAGAACTGATAAAAGATACTTCAAAAGATAGTAGATATGTTATAGACGATAAGATGAGATTTTCAGAGATAACAGTCCCAATAATTAGAAATAGCAAAGTAATAGGAATTATAGATGCTGAGCACATAAATATAAATTATTTTACCAAAGAACATTTGAAAACATTAGAAAGTGTTGCTCATATAGTAGGAATACAAATAGAAACAGCGGTTAACATTAGTAAAAGAGAAAAAGCAGAAGCAACAAATAATGAGTTATTAGAAAAATTAGAAAAAAGTAATTTTGAATTGCACGAATATGCACACATTGTCTCACATGATTTAAAGTCACCTCTCAGAAGTATTAATGCTTTGGTAAATTGGCTTAAGGAGGATAATCAAGATAAATTTGATGAAAATAGTCTTCAAAATTTATCTCATATTGAAGCTATATTAGAAAAAATGGAACTTTTGATTTCTAATGTCTTGGAATATTCCGGTATTAATTCAAATGATTATGACACTGAATATGTAGATTTAAATGAGCTTATAAATGAACTTTCAAAGATTTTATTAATTCCTAAACATATAAAATTTAATGTTACAAGACGACTTCCGATTGTAAAAGGTGATAAGGTTAAATTGCAGCAACTCTTTCAAAACTTAATTGGAAATGCTATTAAGTTTAATGACAAAAAGGAGGGCTTAATAGAACTAGATATAGAAGATGAAAATTCATTTTTTCAGTTTTCTATTAGTGACAACGGTATGGGAATTGAAAAACAGTATCACGACAAGATTTTTAAGATGTTCAATGCTTTAAATAAAAGTAAAAATTCCACAGGTATTGGACTATCCATCGTTAAAAAAATAGTAGACTTGTATAAAGGTCAGATTTGGGTTGAATCCGAATATGGTAAAGGTACAACCTTTCACTTTACACTTAAGAAATAGAAAATGCAACAACCAAATTTATCATATTTAAAAAGCATGTCTGATGGTGATAAGGTTTTTCAGCAAAAATTAATAGATATCATAAAGTCTGAGTTTCCAATAGAGAAAAAACATTACCTTAATAATATTAAAGATAAAAATTTTAAAGCAACAGCTGAAAATGTTCATAAAATTAAACATAAAATTAGTATTTTAGGACTTGTTAAGGGTTATGAAATAGCGGCTAATTATGAAAATAACCTAAATCAAAATAGTACTAAGGGTAAAGCTGAATTTGAATCTATATTAAAGTTAATAACAAAATTTTTAAAGACCATATAAACCTACTTTATGAATTGTATTATTATTGATGATGAAGCGACAGCAAGAGCTATAATTTCTCAATATTGCTCAAATGTCTCAAGTTTGAATATGTTGGAAGAATTTTCAAATGCAATGCAAGCCATAAAATATCTTAATCAAAACATAGTAGACTTAATATTTTTGGATATTCATATGCCAGATTTTACAGGTTTTGATTTTATAGAAACTTTAAAAAATATACCAAAAATTATCCTTACCACATCAGATGCTAATTTTGCTATACTAGCATTTGAGTACGATTGTATTGTCGATTATTTGGTAAAACCAATAACACCAGAACGTTTTCAAAAAGCAATTCAGAAAGCAGAGTCTTCACCAACTGTAAAAAAATCTACTGGAGAAAGTTCTACTGAAAAAGTCGAAACGACATCAGGCAATGATTTGTATGTCAATATCGATAGAAGACTTATTAAAATCGATATCCCAAGTATTTATTTGGTAGAAGCCAAAGGCGATTATATCCATGTAAAAACAGAAGATAAAAATTATACAGTACATTCAACGCTTAAAAAAATTGAAGAGAAATTACCAGATAGCTTATTCCTTAAAGTACATCGTTCATATATTATTAACGTCGATAAAATTATTGATATCGAGGATAATAGTGTGCTTATAAAAAAGGATGTGATACCTGTAAGTCGTTCAAATAGACCTGAGTTAATGAAAAGACTAAATTTACTTTAAAGCCATTGGTCGATAGTAAACGGTCTTCCGTCGCTTCCATTTCTATGCCAA
This DNA window, taken from Winogradskyella sp. PC-19, encodes the following:
- a CDS encoding LytR/AlgR family response regulator transcription factor; its protein translation is MNCIIIDDEATARAIISQYCSNVSSLNMLEEFSNAMQAIKYLNQNIVDLIFLDIHMPDFTGFDFIETLKNIPKIILTTSDANFAILAFEYDCIVDYLVKPITPERFQKAIQKAESSPTVKKSTGESSTEKVETTSGNDLYVNIDRRLIKIDIPSIYLVEAKGDYIHVKTEDKNYTVHSTLKKIEEKLPDSLFLKVHRSYIINVDKIIDIEDNSVLIKKDVIPVSRSNRPELMKRLNLL
- a CDS encoding response regulator; its protein translation is MIPLKIMLIEDDMIEVMKLNRATSSLKLNHKIIEANNGEEALKALEQKDNLPDIILLDLNMPKINGIEFLKILKTDERLKYIPTIILTTSNNQRDLLECYKIGVAGYILKPLKYEEYVFKIEKLLSYWSINELIKVL
- a CDS encoding PAS domain S-box protein, encoding MEEVDILKRALVRERASRKAAEAILEAKSAELYNLNKKLETSHEKLNVLYNKTTSQLQGVFENIVDAYVIMDLWGNVLKMNDAAVELLGFQSAKDDYNLIKIVNPKEVHRIAPAFRTLNEKGSITDFKIKIVTLKKEHKLIHINASIIYENNIPVAAQGIIRDITLDNNYQLAIESEKQKYSNVIANMNLGLVEVNNNDEILMVNQSFEIMSGYSAKELIGKKGSELFFEPSNNTINSETRKRIRGESSSYELNVKTKAGDLRCWLVSGAPNYDAKGNVIGSIGIHLDITEGKRNLKLLKEKKDELDIILNNASIGIVLGKNEKILRTNPSFNKMLGYKSNELFGKNMSHITVLDDFYENQHNLDKLSQGLIDNFIINKRFRCKDKSYIWARTNVSGVRDYNGELKYQIATIEDITTERNKSLIFQMINNLTKSILGKINVNELAWEIVNILGEYLQTEDCVIYVVDNTNKTLQQVAALGNKLDEDKNILNKLTFSFGEGIVGEVAKTGKSELIKDTSKDSRYVIDDKMRFSEITVPIIRNSKVIGIIDAEHININYFTKEHLKTLESVAHIVGIQIETAVNISKREKAEATNNELLEKLEKSNFELHEYAHIVSHDLKSPLRSINALVNWLKEDNQDKFDENSLQNLSHIEAILEKMELLISNVLEYSGINSNDYDTEYVDLNELINELSKILLIPKHIKFNVTRRLPIVKGDKVKLQQLFQNLIGNAIKFNDKKEGLIELDIEDENSFFQFSISDNGMGIEKQYHDKIFKMFNALNKSKNSTGIGLSIVKKIVDLYKGQIWVESEYGKGTTFHFTLKK
- a CDS encoding heme NO-binding domain-containing protein gives rise to the protein MKGIIFTEFLELVENKFGLGMVDKIINQSELKSGGVYTSVGTYEFSEMLQLISQLSENTDISVDDLLLVYSEHLFSVLINSYPSLIEHYKTPMDLLASIENHIHVDVQKIYTEAQLPTFELEERTETKMVMVYKSDRALYMLGKGLMLETFKLFNIPVDIKFEKLNDDGTEVRFFINKK
- a CDS encoding histidine kinase, whose amino-acid sequence is MQQPNLSYLKSMSDGDKVFQQKLIDIIKSEFPIEKKHYLNNIKDKNFKATAENVHKIKHKISILGLVKGYEIAANYENNLNQNSTKGKAEFESILKLITKFLKTI